From the genome of bacterium:
TGGCCTCGCGATGCTCCACAATACGGCGCGCCAGGACGGGGCCGATGCCGGGCAGGCGTTCAAGGTCCGCCGCGGTCGCGGTGTTCACGTTCACCGTGGAAGCCCTCTCCCCTTCTAACGGCGCCGCCTCTTCCCGGACTCCCGGGCGCCGGGCCGGAGGAAATGGGTAGGTTGGCTGAATGATCCGCGGCACGACCACCCGGTCACCGTCCCGAAGCTGAGAGGCCAGGTTCACACGCCGGAGATCCGCGATCAAGGTGGGGCCGTGGGCCGCAAGTATGGCGTCCTGGAGGCGGGCGCCGGAGGGCAGCACGTACATCCCAGGCCAAGTCACCTCGCCTACCACGTGCACGCTGATCTGCGCGGGCAGCGAGGGCCCGCTGACCGGCAGGGGAGCCGCAGGCCGGCCGGCCCGGATCGCAGCACCGCCGGCCAGGACCAGCGCCGCGGCCAGCCCGGCGAGCGCCAACTGGTCGGATCGCTCGATGGTCGTCACCCCCTCCTGCCATCTCATCGGCAGGGAATGGGGCGTCCTGCGGGCTATCTCACGACTATGTTGACCAATCGGCCTGAGACCACGATAACATCGGCCACGGTCTTGCCCGCCAGGAACTGGTGGACGCGCGGGCTTGCCATCGCGACCTCCCGGGCCTCGGCATCGGTGATCTCCGCGGCCACCTGGACCCGGTCGCGCACGCGCCCGTCCACCTGCAAAACCAACGTGACCTGTTTGGCGGTCGCCTTGGCGGGATCGAAGGACGGCCAGGGTTGGGTGTGCACGCTGTAGGAGCCCCCGAGGTGCTCGACCCAGAGCTCCTCGGAGGTATGGGGACAGAGCGGCGCGAGCAGCAGCACCAGCGTCCGGAGCGCCTCGCTCCAGCGCGGCGTGCCGGAAAGCGGCGAGTTCCTGGCCTGCTGCAGAACGTTGGAGTACTCCATCAACGCCGCGATCGCGGTGTTGAACCTATACCCCTCCAGCTGCTCGGTCACGCGCCTGATCGTGTGGTGCATCCAGTACTCCAGTTCGGACGCCTCGATGGGCTGAACCGGCGAACCTGAAGCCTCCCCGGCCGGCACGGTCACCAGCGACCAAACCCGCGCCAGGAAGCGCCAGATTCCCTCAATGCCCCGGCTGTTCCACGGGCCGCCCTCGTCCCACGGTCCGATGAACATGAGGTAGGCGCGCAGCACGTCGGCACCGTACCGGCGCAGGAACTCGTCGGGATTCACCACGTTTCCCCGGGACTTGCTCATCCGGTTGCCGTCCGTGCCCAGAATGATCCCCTGATTGAACAGCCGCTTCATCGGCTCGTCGAAGGACACCAAACCCATGTCGCGCATCACCTTCGTCCAGAACCGCGTGTAGAGCAGGTGCATGACCGCGTGCTCGATGCCGCCGGTGTACTGGTCAACCGGCAGCCAGTACGCCCCCTTCTGGGGATCGAAGGGGGCCTGGTCGTAATCTGGGCTAAGGTACCGGTACTGGTACCACGACGAGTCAACGAACGTGTCCATCGTGTCGGTCTCGCGCCTGGCCGGCCTGCGGCAGCGCGGGCAGGCGACGTTTCGGAAGCCGTCGTGATACTTCAGCGGGGACTCGCCGGTGGGCCGGAACTCGGCGTCTTCCGGCAGGATAACCGGCAGGTGTTCCACGGGCACCGGAACAACGCCGCAGTCGTCGCAGTAGATGATCGGAATCGGGGTGCCCCAGTAGCGCTGCCGGCTGATCAGCCAGTCGTGGATGCGGTAGTGCACCTTCCGCTCACCGACTCCGCGCGTGATCATCGCGTCCGCGATCCGATGCCAGCCCTCGGCGGACGGCAGGCCATCGAAAGACCCGGAGTTAACCATCGTGCCTTCTTCCAGGTAGGCCTCGGGCAGCGGTCCGCCATCCCATCCCGGCGGCGCCACAACCACCGGAATCGGCAGACCGTACTTCCCGGCAAACTCGAAATCGCGCGCGTCGTGAGCCGGGACGCCCTGGATCGCTCCGGTGCCGTAGCTCAGCAGGACGTAGTCGGCGATGAACACCGGCACGTCTGCGCCGTTCATCGGGTTGGTGGCGTACGCCCCAATGAAGACACCGTCGTGCTCCCGCTCGGTCGAAAGCCGCTCGATGTCGGACTCGCGCGCGGCCTTGAACTTGTAGGCCTCTATCGCGGCACGCCGGTCCGGCGTGGTCAGGCGATCCACCAACGGGTGCTCGGGAGCCAGCACGCAGAAAGTCATCCCGAAGACGGTATCGGGCCTGGTCGTGAAGACCCTGAACTCCAGGCCTGGGTGATCCCTGAGCGGGATCGCGAACTCGACGCCCTCGCTGCGACCGATCCAGTTGGTCTGCAGTGTGCGGACGCGCTCCGGCCACTCAATCTTCGAGAAGTCCAGCAGCTCCTCGGCGTAGGCGGTGATCTTCAGGAACCATTGTTCCAGGTTCTTCTTGACCACCGGCGTGCCGCACCGCTCGCACACTCGGTCGTCGCCGACCACCTGCTCACGGGCAAGCGTGGTGTTGTCCTTAGGACACCAGTCCACGGGCGAAAGCGCACGGTAGGCAAGGCCTCTCTCGTGCATCTTGAGGAAGAACCACTGGTTCCACTTGTAGTACCTGGGGTCGCAGGTGACCACCTCGCGCGGCCAGTCCCACATCGCGCCCATTGAACGAAGCTGGCGCCGGATCACCTCGATGTTGCTCATCGTCCAGCGGTGGGGATGGATGCCCCGCTCGATCGCGGCGTTCTCCGCGGGCAGTCCGAACGCGTCAAACCCCATGGGGAGCGTCACGTTGAAGCCCCGCATCCTCTTGTACCGCGCGGCGACGTCCGTGGGCGCCATGGCGTACCAGTGGCCGATGTGGAGGTAGTCGCCCGAGGGATAGGGGTACATCGTCAGGAAGAAGAACTTGGGTCTCGGATCACCGTCGGGCGCGTGGTACAGGCCGTCCTCTTCCCATCGCGCCTGCCACTTGGCCTCAATACTGGCGGGGTCGTAGCGCATCGGGTTCTCCTTGAGACTAACTGGCTTCCCGGACCGGCGTCAGCCAGCCGTGGGTGTCGGGCAGGCGGCCCGAGGTGATGCCGAAGAACCGCTCCTGCAATTGCTCGGTCAGCGGTCCGCGGCGGCCCGGCCCAACGGGTTGCCGGTCCACCGACCGTATGGGCGTGATCTCAGCCGCGGTTCCCGTGAAGAAGGCTTCGTCCGCGATATAGAGCATCTCGCGGGGAATCGTCATTTCGCGCACCTCGACGCCGGCCTCGCGGCAGAGGGTCATGACCACGCCCCGGGTTATGCCCCCTAGGATCGAGGCGGCCAGCGGAGGAGTGTATACGACGCCGTCCCTGACTAGGAACAGGTTCTCGCCGCTGCCCTCGCTCAGATAGCCCGCCACGTCCAGGGCGATGCCCTCCACGTATCCGTTGTCCACCGCTTCCATGATGACGAACGCCGAGTTCACGTAGTTGCCGCCGATCTTGCCCATTCCGGGCAGGGTGTCGGGAGCAACGCGCCGCCAGGAGCTGATCATGACGTCCACGCCATGCTCGATGGCTTCCTCGCCCAGATAGCGCCCCCACTCAAAGGTTATGACCGCCACGTGCAGCGGACACCTACGGTGGTCCACGCTCAGGGACTCCACGCCGCGGAAAACCACGGGCCTTATGTAGCAGTCCCCGTGACCGTTGACCCTCACCGTTTCCAGAATCGCCCGGGTGAGATCGTCGCCGGAATAGGATGGCGTCATGCGGAAGATCCGGCACGAGTCCAGGAGCCGTCGCACGTGCTGGCCCAAACAGAACACCGCAGGCCCGCCCGGCGTCTGGTAGGCGCGAATGCCCTCGAAGACGCTGGATCCATAATGGACCACGTGCGAGGCCACATGGATGCGGGCCTCGTCCCACGGAACCAGCGCCCCATCTAACCATATCCGGCCAGATGCCTTCATTCCCCGCACCTCCAGAAACAGCAATGCCGCCTTCCTCCATAGGGACGAAGACGGCCTCCGCGGTACCACCCCGGTTGACAGGCGCGCCGGAAATCACA
Proteins encoded in this window:
- a CDS encoding ComEA family DNA-binding protein, which codes for MTTIERSDQLALAGLAAALVLAGGAAIRAGRPAAPLPVSGPSLPAQISVHVVGEVTWPGMYVLPSGARLQDAILAAHGPTLIADLRRVNLASQLRDGDRVVVPRIIQPTYPFPPARRPGVREEAAPLEGERASTVNVNTATAADLERLPGIGPVLARRIVEHREAKGLFRRLDDLLEVQGIGPKLFRRLEPLLRLE
- the leuS gene encoding leucine--tRNA ligase, producing the protein MRYDPASIEAKWQARWEEDGLYHAPDGDPRPKFFFLTMYPYPSGDYLHIGHWYAMAPTDVAARYKRMRGFNVTLPMGFDAFGLPAENAAIERGIHPHRWTMSNIEVIRRQLRSMGAMWDWPREVVTCDPRYYKWNQWFFLKMHERGLAYRALSPVDWCPKDNTTLAREQVVGDDRVCERCGTPVVKKNLEQWFLKITAYAEELLDFSKIEWPERVRTLQTNWIGRSEGVEFAIPLRDHPGLEFRVFTTRPDTVFGMTFCVLAPEHPLVDRLTTPDRRAAIEAYKFKAARESDIERLSTEREHDGVFIGAYATNPMNGADVPVFIADYVLLSYGTGAIQGVPAHDARDFEFAGKYGLPIPVVVAPPGWDGGPLPEAYLEEGTMVNSGSFDGLPSAEGWHRIADAMITRGVGERKVHYRIHDWLISRQRYWGTPIPIIYCDDCGVVPVPVEHLPVILPEDAEFRPTGESPLKYHDGFRNVACPRCRRPARRETDTMDTFVDSSWYQYRYLSPDYDQAPFDPQKGAYWLPVDQYTGGIEHAVMHLLYTRFWTKVMRDMGLVSFDEPMKRLFNQGIILGTDGNRMSKSRGNVVNPDEFLRRYGADVLRAYLMFIGPWDEGGPWNSRGIEGIWRFLARVWSLVTVPAGEASGSPVQPIEASELEYWMHHTIRRVTEQLEGYRFNTAIAALMEYSNVLQQARNSPLSGTPRWSEALRTLVLLLAPLCPHTSEELWVEHLGGSYSVHTQPWPSFDPAKATAKQVTLVLQVDGRVRDRVQVAAEITDAEAREVAMASPRVHQFLAGKTVADVIVVSGRLVNIVVR
- a CDS encoding branched-chain amino acid transaminase, with product MKASGRIWLDGALVPWDEARIHVASHVVHYGSSVFEGIRAYQTPGGPAVFCLGQHVRRLLDSCRIFRMTPSYSGDDLTRAILETVRVNGHGDCYIRPVVFRGVESLSVDHRRCPLHVAVITFEWGRYLGEEAIEHGVDVMISSWRRVAPDTLPGMGKIGGNYVNSAFVIMEAVDNGYVEGIALDVAGYLSEGSGENLFLVRDGVVYTPPLAASILGGITRGVVMTLCREAGVEVREMTIPREMLYIADEAFFTGTAAEITPIRSVDRQPVGPGRRGPLTEQLQERFFGITSGRLPDTHGWLTPVREAS